A genomic stretch from Bacteroidota bacterium includes:
- a CDS encoding HD domain-containing protein, translating to MDYEKAKDFIINKLSNGLSPDLRYHNVDHTLDVLQSVEKLCEMENVNGHDLILLNTAALFHDSGMLVQYEEHEEASTRLTRKLLPEMGYTAEDIKIINKMILTTRLPQSAQTHLEKILCDADLDYLGRDDFFMIAHQLKYEWNKLNINKVSLKRWYELQSDFLETHTYYTDSAVILRQKKKNQNLSEVKELLIKHEHCI from the coding sequence ATGGATTACGAAAAAGCCAAAGATTTTATTATAAACAAGCTCTCGAACGGGCTCTCACCCGATCTCCGTTATCATAACGTAGATCATACACTCGATGTCCTGCAATCTGTTGAGAAGCTATGTGAAATGGAGAATGTGAACGGACATGACCTGATCCTGCTGAATACGGCCGCTTTATTCCATGATTCGGGAATGCTCGTGCAGTATGAAGAACATGAAGAAGCATCTACACGACTAACCCGTAAACTCCTGCCGGAAATGGGCTATACCGCTGAAGATATTAAAATCATCAATAAAATGATTCTGACTACACGGCTGCCGCAGAGTGCACAAACCCACCTCGAAAAAATCCTTTGTGATGCTGATCTGGATTATCTGGGCCGCGACGATTTTTTCATGATCGCCCACCAATTGAAATACGAATGGAATAAGCTGAATATTAATAAAGTATCGTTGAAACGATGGTATGAACTTCAAAGCGATTTTCTTGAAACACATACTTATTACACCGATTCTGCCGTTATATTGCGTCAGAAAAAAAAGAATCAGAACCTGTCAGAAGTCAAAGAACTCTTAATAAAACACGAACATTGCATATGA
- a CDS encoding ABC transporter permease translates to MTLLIGSITIGLILSLLALGVFISFRIYNFPDITAEGSITLGAAIAASLIVAGLNPVLATLLAFCGGFIAGSITGILHTRFNINNLLAGILVMTALYSVNLHVMGKSNVPLLSEKSLITYFESVQSVFAPGRETVNLLGWTVPEKDLFVLIFIFMIIIAITVLLYWFFRTDMGTAMRATGNNQQMIRALGVNTKNMVILGIAISNGLIGLSGALLAQYQGFADVQMGIGMVVWGLASVIIGEALITEKNLGFVIAGAVMGSVLFRLLVAIALRWGMNPNDLKLITALFVFIALILPTLMQKINRKNKIAIADYRK, encoded by the coding sequence ATGACGCTGCTCATTGGTTCCATAACTATTGGACTTATACTATCCTTGCTGGCACTTGGAGTCTTCATCAGTTTCAGAATTTACAATTTTCCGGATATTACCGCTGAAGGTTCGATAACCCTTGGAGCTGCAATTGCCGCATCATTGATCGTTGCCGGGCTCAATCCGGTTCTGGCAACCCTGCTGGCTTTCTGCGGAGGATTCATCGCAGGATCAATAACAGGGATTTTGCATACACGTTTCAATATCAACAATCTTTTAGCCGGCATTCTCGTCATGACAGCACTCTACTCGGTTAATCTGCATGTGATGGGAAAAAGCAATGTTCCCTTGTTGTCAGAGAAATCATTGATAACCTATTTTGAAAGTGTGCAATCTGTTTTTGCCCCGGGCAGAGAAACAGTTAATCTCCTTGGCTGGACAGTGCCTGAAAAAGACCTTTTTGTCCTCATTTTTATTTTTATGATTATAATAGCCATTACTGTCTTATTATACTGGTTCTTCAGGACCGACATGGGTACGGCGATGCGTGCAACCGGCAATAATCAGCAGATGATCAGGGCATTGGGTGTAAACACCAAAAATATGGTTATTCTGGGCATTGCCATTTCCAATGGATTGATAGGCTTATCAGGTGCGCTGCTGGCTCAATATCAGGGCTTTGCCGATGTTCAGATGGGCATCGGCATGGTGGTATGGGGATTGGCCAGTGTCATCATCGGAGAGGCACTGATAACAGAGAAAAACCTTGGTTTTGTCATTGCCGGAGCCGTGATGGGATCTGTACTTTTCCGGCTGCTTGTTGCCATCGCCCTGCGATGGGGCATGAATCCCAATGATCTTAAGCTGATCACTGCGTTGTTCGTTTTTATCGCCCTCATTCTCCCCACATTGATGCAGAAGATTAACAGGAAAAACAAAATAGCCATTGCTGATTACAGGAAATAA
- a CDS encoding universal stress protein, whose amino-acid sequence MNNKSSGKIILIPTDLSEVCKNAIQHGAEIAQYLGYSVYLLHVVNKDTRDHLKSQNHGLEDLVDELRKTAESLEKKFKIKADSITRIGSIFTRIPEVARELNANLVVLGTHGKVGFQKLVGSFALKIILKSPCPVIVVQKRPFGKGYKNIVFPISDFMEDRQKVKWAIYLARTFNSTIHLFQKYAHDPGSSSRINIVTHHIKEAFDANGIYYRIVNANERGVFADQVMEYAVSNMADLVIIMTDTEVPDPRFKLAPWDETMIFNKSQIPVMCLNPLALSNVYFGL is encoded by the coding sequence ATGAATAATAAATCATCCGGTAAAATTATATTAATCCCTACTGATCTTTCAGAGGTATGCAAAAATGCCATTCAGCATGGTGCCGAAATTGCCCAGTATCTTGGTTACAGTGTATATTTGTTGCATGTTGTTAATAAAGACACACGCGATCATTTAAAAAGTCAAAACCATGGCCTTGAAGACCTTGTTGATGAGCTCAGAAAAACTGCTGAATCACTTGAAAAGAAATTTAAGATTAAAGCTGATTCCATAACTCGTATCGGCAGCATCTTTACGAGAATACCGGAAGTCGCCAGGGAGTTAAATGCCAACCTGGTTGTTCTGGGTACACATGGAAAAGTCGGATTTCAGAAGCTTGTTGGCAGTTTCGCTCTCAAGATCATTCTCAAATCACCATGTCCTGTCATTGTCGTCCAGAAACGACCTTTTGGCAAGGGCTATAAAAATATCGTCTTCCCGATTTCCGATTTCATGGAAGACAGGCAGAAGGTTAAATGGGCCATATATCTGGCCAGGACTTTCAATTCGACTATTCATCTGTTTCAGAAATATGCTCATGATCCCGGTTCCTCAAGCCGTATCAATATAGTCACACATCATATCAAGGAAGCTTTCGATGCGAACGGGATATATTACCGGATCGTTAACGCCAATGAACGCGGGGTATTTGCTGACCAGGTGATGGAATATGCTGTAAGCAATATGGCCGATCTGGTCATTATCATGACCGATACGGAGGTCCCTGATCCCCGTTTCAAGCTTGCACCGTGGGATGAGACGATGATATTCAATAAATCCCAGATTCCTGTCATGTGCCTTAATCCCCTTGCGCTGAGTAACGTTTATTTTGGGCTTTAA
- a CDS encoding STAS domain-containing protein encodes MSEILEISKSFDHQILVLNLRGRIDAYWSSQLGSYLDDSIREGHYDIRLNMKEISYISSAGIRVLLNYFKQLHDINGSLTLNEISDNVRTVLEMVGLRSLLSGEDIEKPAEVKASVKEEILDNVHFTQIPLNESSRLHCRFTGNPDHLNSGSFTGALLDNERFNSGSFGIGLGAFGNNFDDCRERFGEFIGLGDVVCYLPANRTSLPDYLIRSGQLIPEIKSLYSIIFSGSFNHTIRYDMQGVRKSIPCSRLFTNCMKLTNFNSAGIVMLAETTGLVGASLTSSPVRDPSGAALFQFPEVRDHLHITTEPEYDKMLTATVGILHNAPEEAMKSFLRPISSGSELWGHFHTAVFSYHPLRKENIELNSAIVSFFENDKIQHILHLINDERDLVGIGDSGFKSGTVWIGEIEKTEIIQHA; translated from the coding sequence ATGAGTGAAATCCTTGAGATATCCAAATCTTTTGATCATCAAATACTCGTTCTTAACCTGAGAGGGCGCATAGATGCCTACTGGTCATCGCAACTGGGAAGCTACCTTGATGACAGCATCCGTGAAGGACATTATGATATAAGGCTGAATATGAAGGAGATCAGCTATATCAGCTCAGCGGGCATAAGGGTGTTACTGAACTATTTTAAACAGCTTCATGACATCAATGGCTCGTTAACACTAAATGAGATTTCAGATAATGTAAGGACCGTTCTGGAGATGGTCGGACTTAGGAGCCTGTTGTCCGGTGAAGATATTGAAAAACCAGCAGAAGTCAAAGCGTCAGTAAAGGAAGAGATCCTGGATAATGTACATTTTACTCAAATTCCGTTGAATGAATCCTCCAGGTTGCATTGCCGGTTTACCGGGAATCCTGATCACCTCAACAGCGGCAGCTTTACAGGTGCACTCTTGGACAATGAACGTTTTAATTCAGGCAGCTTTGGAATCGGTCTGGGTGCATTTGGTAATAATTTTGACGATTGCCGGGAGCGTTTCGGTGAATTCATCGGACTGGGAGATGTGGTCTGCTACCTGCCTGCCAACAGAACCAGTCTCCCTGATTATCTGATAAGGAGCGGACAACTTATCCCTGAAATTAAAAGCCTTTATTCGATCATCTTTTCAGGTTCTTTCAATCATACTATTCGTTATGATATGCAGGGTGTCAGAAAAAGTATTCCTTGCAGCAGACTTTTTACCAACTGCATGAAACTGACCAATTTTAACAGCGCTGGTATTGTGATGTTAGCGGAGACCACCGGCCTGGTAGGTGCTTCACTCACCTCGTCGCCGGTCCGAGACCCTTCAGGTGCAGCCCTGTTTCAGTTCCCGGAGGTTCGTGATCATTTGCATATCACCACCGAGCCCGAATATGACAAGATGCTGACAGCGACAGTCGGTATCCTTCATAATGCGCCGGAAGAAGCCATGAAATCCTTTCTCCGGCCAATTTCTTCCGGATCAGAATTGTGGGGACACTTTCACACCGCTGTCTTTTCATATCATCCCCTGAGAAAAGAAAACATCGAATTGAACAGCGCGATTGTATCTTTTTTTGAAAATGACAAGATCCAGCATATTCTCCACTTGATTAATGATGAAAGAGACCTTGTAGGAATCGGGGATAGCGGATTTAAGAGCGGAACGGTATGGATTGGGGAAATAGAAAAAACAGAGATCATTCAACATGCATAA
- a CDS encoding ATP-binding cassette domain-containing protein, producing the protein MLKIENLYKTFNPGTVHEVRALVGINCEIKEGSFVVLLGTNGSGKSTLLNAVAGSFYPDTGSILLDGRDITNYPEHKRASFIGRVFQNPFTGTAPDMSIAENLALASRRGMRRGLGMALHSKRLDAFSKRIKMLNMGLEERLDNPIGKLSGGQRQALTLIMATWHKPRLLLLDEHTAALDPKTGGKVVQLTGEVISKDHLTTLMVTHSMQQAVNLGDRILMMHNGKIVYDFSGEDKRRLNVKDLLSLFEDIRRREQIDATMAEMIKQIYI; encoded by the coding sequence ATGCTGAAAATCGAGAATCTTTATAAAACATTTAATCCCGGAACCGTTCATGAGGTTCGCGCTCTGGTCGGGATAAACTGTGAGATCAAAGAGGGAAGCTTCGTTGTCCTGCTCGGCACTAATGGTTCCGGTAAATCAACACTGCTTAATGCTGTTGCGGGGTCATTCTATCCTGATACCGGAAGTATTCTTCTCGATGGCAGGGACATTACCAATTATCCAGAACATAAACGTGCCAGTTTCATCGGACGTGTGTTTCAGAATCCATTCACCGGGACAGCTCCCGATATGAGTATAGCGGAGAATCTTGCACTGGCGTCGAGAAGAGGGATGCGACGAGGTCTTGGTATGGCATTGCATTCCAAACGGCTTGATGCCTTCAGCAAAAGAATTAAAATGCTGAATATGGGCCTTGAAGAAAGATTGGATAATCCAATAGGTAAACTCTCCGGAGGACAACGACAGGCACTTACTTTAATCATGGCCACATGGCATAAGCCCAGGCTTCTATTGCTTGATGAACATACGGCTGCATTGGATCCCAAGACAGGCGGTAAGGTTGTTCAACTCACCGGGGAGGTGATCTCAAAAGATCATCTTACGACGCTCATGGTCACCCATTCAATGCAACAGGCTGTGAATCTCGGCGACCGCATACTGATGATGCATAACGGCAAAATCGTTTATGACTTCAGCGGTGAGGATAAACGGCGTTTGAATGTTAAGGATCTGTTGAGTCTTTTTGAAGACATACGGCGAAGAGAGCAAATTGACGCCACCATGGCTGAGATGATTAAGCAAATATATATTTAG
- a CDS encoding ABC transporter substrate-binding protein produces MIRRIKPLLKGIVLIFMIAALLIFSDWRNRTALKSKGSLRQKATGTTAEIGRSYSIGIAYFAPEESFDNLLTGLFYGLADLGFVKDSNLNVILSHANGEISNIPSVLQNLDNQPIDLLIVTSTPCLTAALTIVKNKPIVFTYVYDPIAAGAGTNYNEHRPNVTGVGSFPPIEKTIELITTLIPGIRSAGTIYNSSEANSRKAVSVGRELFAQKNIALEEITVVNTNEVLQAIQVLVTKDIQVLWITGDNTAIQALDGIIKTADKSKIPVIINDYEYVSHGALAAAGIGWYGTGYHSAGVVAKVLNGANVDTIPLENYVEEQIVINFEKAKILGILIPKELKKVSMASDKLDMASGKNDRNSFMRKRNRDHKFRFVIVQYNDAPISELTLQGLIYGLEESGLLEGKDFDLQIKNAQGDITTLNSIINQVASDKYDIVFITSTPTLQCAIKKIKDQDIVFTTVADPITAGAGKSFSQHLPNVTGISTMGDYEGMAKLLKTLLPSAHRIGTLYSPGEANSVNNLETFRKYTKQEGLEVIATPVNSSSEITDAALSMCSQRIDVICQIIDNLTSASFPGINRVARKTKIPLFGFVSEQVEDGAILAVSRDYIQAGKDAARLALRILQGEQASNLPFEFVSKTNLIINLEAADYYGISIPDAVISKADKIIKRE; encoded by the coding sequence ATGATCAGGAGAATAAAACCATTGCTCAAAGGTATTGTTTTGATTTTTATGATTGCCGCCTTGCTGATATTCTCTGACTGGAGAAACAGGACGGCCCTTAAATCTAAGGGGAGTCTCCGGCAAAAAGCAACCGGCACGACTGCTGAGATTGGAAGATCCTACAGCATCGGTATTGCTTATTTTGCGCCGGAAGAATCGTTCGATAACCTGTTGACAGGTTTGTTTTATGGTTTAGCTGATCTGGGATTTGTTAAAGACAGCAACCTCAATGTCATCTTATCCCATGCAAATGGTGAAATTTCCAATATTCCGAGTGTATTGCAAAATCTGGATAACCAGCCAATCGATCTGTTGATTGTAACCTCTACGCCATGTTTGACAGCTGCGCTGACAATCGTGAAAAACAAACCCATTGTTTTCACTTACGTTTATGATCCGATAGCCGCTGGTGCGGGTACAAATTACAATGAGCACCGTCCTAATGTAACTGGAGTCGGCTCTTTTCCTCCAATAGAAAAAACGATAGAGCTAATTACCACCCTGATACCTGGTATCCGCTCTGCAGGTACGATTTACAACTCGTCGGAAGCCAATTCCCGAAAGGCTGTCAGTGTCGGCAGGGAGCTCTTTGCCCAAAAAAACATAGCGCTCGAAGAGATCACGGTTGTTAATACCAATGAGGTTCTTCAGGCTATCCAGGTCCTTGTGACAAAAGACATCCAGGTCCTATGGATAACAGGGGATAACACTGCTATTCAGGCTTTGGATGGAATCATCAAAACTGCTGATAAAAGCAAGATACCTGTCATTATCAATGATTATGAGTATGTCAGCCATGGTGCTCTTGCTGCTGCAGGAATAGGATGGTACGGCACAGGCTATCATTCAGCCGGGGTTGTGGCCAAAGTGCTGAATGGGGCAAATGTTGACACCATACCTCTTGAAAATTATGTGGAGGAACAGATCGTCATCAACTTTGAAAAGGCAAAAATCCTGGGTATCCTGATACCTAAAGAGCTGAAAAAAGTCAGCATGGCCTCAGATAAGTTAGACATGGCATCCGGTAAAAATGACCGTAACTCCTTCATGAGAAAGCGAAATCGTGATCATAAGTTCAGATTCGTTATAGTTCAGTACAATGATGCTCCCATATCAGAGCTTACACTTCAGGGCCTTATCTATGGCTTGGAAGAATCAGGGCTTTTGGAGGGCAAAGATTTTGATCTTCAAATTAAAAATGCACAGGGCGACATTACAACCTTGAATTCCATAATCAATCAGGTGGCATCCGATAAATATGATATCGTGTTCATCACATCCACACCCACTTTACAGTGTGCTATAAAGAAGATCAAGGACCAGGATATTGTATTTACTACAGTAGCTGATCCCATCACTGCCGGTGCGGGAAAAAGTTTCTCACAGCATTTGCCGAATGTAACCGGTATTTCGACAATGGGCGATTATGAAGGCATGGCTAAACTTCTAAAAACCTTGCTTCCTTCGGCTCACAGAATCGGGACCTTGTATTCACCGGGCGAAGCCAATTCCGTAAATAATCTGGAGACATTCAGAAAATACACAAAACAGGAAGGTCTTGAGGTCATTGCCACTCCGGTAAATTCAAGCTCTGAAATCACCGATGCTGCTTTATCGATGTGCTCACAGAGAATTGATGTGATTTGTCAGATCATTGACAACCTTACATCTGCATCATTCCCCGGAATCAACCGGGTTGCCAGGAAAACAAAGATACCGCTGTTTGGGTTTGTAAGTGAACAGGTCGAAGATGGAGCCATCCTGGCTGTTTCACGAGATTATATTCAGGCTGGAAAAGATGCTGCAAGGCTTGCTTTGAGAATCCTCCAGGGAGAACAAGCCTCAAATCTGCCTTTTGAGTTTGTCAGCAAAACTAATCTTATTATAAATCTTGAAGCAGCCGATTACTATGGAATTTCCATCCCGGATGCAGTGATCAGTAAAGCCGATAAAATCATAAAAAGAGAATAA
- a CDS encoding glycosyltransferase family 39 protein, which produces MIKYIKTSWERHPLAVIIWTAIILRLISVVFARGFGMHDDHFLVVEPPQSWVEGWDYNNYLPDSAGHNHPTGHSFFYNGLQYITFLILNFLHVQDPQIKMLFVRFLHAAFSLITVYLGFKITKKIHTVASAKLVGILLAAYWFMPWISVRNLVEVVCIPFLISGTWIMITADDRNRRLWSYLFAGLLFGLAFSVRFQTIFFPVGAGLALLIQKKWREAVILAAGSVTGISLTQGLIDFAIWGRPFAELTEYVRYNIIASHDYFVMPWYNYLLVILALLIPPVSFFFFFGFFRKIKRHLLLFLPALLFLVFHSYFPNKQERFILPAIPYIIILGVVGWNDFIARSKFWLKNIKLLKACWIFFWVVNLILLPIVSTMYSKKARVESMYYLYRYKNIEFILLDDTFRPDFKIPPEFYSGQNMEIYSLCEGNPFDALKERLQNDGEAKYPRFVLFFDDRDLEKRVERVKTILPHITYETTIKPGFVDWVLYKLNPYNANQTIFIYRNVDFFPEKIGKGKK; this is translated from the coding sequence ATGATAAAATATATTAAAACTTCCTGGGAAAGGCATCCGCTGGCCGTCATCATCTGGACAGCCATTATACTTCGTTTGATTTCCGTAGTTTTTGCCAGGGGCTTTGGCATGCACGACGACCATTTCCTTGTCGTCGAACCACCGCAATCATGGGTCGAAGGCTGGGATTATAACAACTACCTGCCCGACAGTGCCGGACACAACCACCCTACCGGCCATAGCTTTTTCTATAATGGGCTCCAGTACATTACTTTCCTTATCCTCAATTTTCTTCATGTACAGGATCCTCAGATTAAAATGCTTTTCGTCAGGTTTCTGCATGCCGCTTTCTCACTGATAACGGTATATCTTGGCTTTAAGATTACAAAAAAAATTCATACTGTAGCTTCTGCAAAACTTGTGGGAATATTACTTGCTGCATACTGGTTCATGCCCTGGATTAGTGTCCGTAACCTTGTTGAAGTGGTTTGTATCCCATTCCTCATATCTGGAACATGGATCATGATCACGGCTGATGACAGGAACCGGCGGCTGTGGTCATATCTCTTTGCAGGATTACTTTTTGGACTGGCCTTTTCGGTTCGATTCCAGACAATATTCTTCCCTGTAGGAGCTGGTCTTGCATTACTCATACAGAAAAAATGGCGTGAAGCGGTCATTTTAGCCGCCGGCTCTGTCACGGGTATTTCGCTGACACAGGGTTTGATCGATTTTGCCATTTGGGGCAGGCCTTTTGCCGAGCTGACAGAATATGTGCGTTACAATATCATTGCGTCGCACGATTACTTTGTAATGCCTTGGTATAATTATCTTCTCGTTATTCTTGCCTTGTTAATACCACCTGTAAGCTTTTTCTTTTTCTTTGGATTTTTCAGAAAAATAAAACGACATCTGCTCCTTTTCCTTCCTGCCTTGTTATTTCTTGTATTCCATTCCTATTTCCCGAATAAACAGGAAAGGTTTATCCTTCCTGCGATACCATATATCATCATTTTAGGGGTGGTTGGCTGGAATGATTTTATAGCCCGGTCAAAATTCTGGCTAAAAAACATCAAGTTGTTAAAGGCCTGCTGGATTTTTTTCTGGGTTGTCAATCTTATACTTTTACCTATCGTTTCGACCATGTATTCAAAGAAAGCCAGGGTGGAGTCGATGTACTATCTGTACCGTTATAAAAATATTGAATTTATACTTCTTGATGATACATTCAGACCGGATTTTAAAATCCCTCCGGAATTTTACAGTGGACAGAATATGGAAATTTACAGTCTTTGTGAGGGGAATCCGTTTGATGCGCTGAAGGAACGGTTACAGAATGACGGAGAGGCGAAATATCCCCGTTTTGTGTTATTTTTTGACGACCGTGACCTCGAAAAACGGGTTGAAAGAGTAAAAACAATATTACCACACATCACTTATGAAACCACGATAAAACCCGGATTTGTTGACTGGGTGCTTTATAAGCTCAACCCTTACAATGCAAATCAGACCATTTTTATCTACCGGAACGTGGATTTTTTCCCGGAGAAAATCGGGAAAGGTAAAAAATAA